The genomic interval TACTATTATGAAAGTATTTTTTTCAGCACTGGTTTTATTGATCGGTTTGACCACTGTTAGTTTTGCCCAGAAGGGTGTTTTGAAATTCAAAGAAGAAACACACAAGTTTGGCAAAGTTCCTCAAGGCACTCCTGTTACTCAGGAATTCGTATTTACGAACACCGGAAGTGATCCTGTTGTAATTTCTAACGTTACTGTTTCTTGCGGATGTACAACTCCTGTATGGTCAAAAGATCCTGTTCTTCCTGGTAAAACAGGTACAATCAAAGCAACGTTCAATGCTGCTGCTGCGGGACCTTTCAATAAGCCTGTTACGGTTTTCAGTAATACAGAAGGAGGTTCTATTACTTTATATCTGAATGGTGAAGTAGTTCCAAAAACTGCTGCTGCAAAATCTTCAAAGTAATCCCGACTTTATTAAAAGTTAAAAAAGCTATCCCGAGAAGGATGGCTTTTTTGTTGTTCCATAGTAACCCGGTTAAGCGAATTAAACAATCCAAACTTTACTTTTTTATAAGGCAAGCCGCATATATTGACCTTCCTTATCCGGTTTTTACCTTACTAAGAATTGAAATTAATTTGGTTGGTTTTTGCTTTGAACTTTTGACAGTCAACTGTTTACTGACACTTGTTTAAT from Dyadobacter sp. NIV53 carries:
- a CDS encoding DUF1573 domain-containing protein; this encodes MKVFFSALVLLIGLTTVSFAQKGVLKFKEETHKFGKVPQGTPVTQEFVFTNTGSDPVVISNVTVSCGCTTPVWSKDPVLPGKTGTIKATFNAAAAGPFNKPVTVFSNTEGGSITLYLNGEVVPKTAAAKSSK